CGTTCGATGCGTGCACTGTCGAGCTCGCGCATATGCACCGTGAAAGGTACGCAGTCGACCTGGCATTGACCGGTCCGGGAGTTGAGCAGGGCCAGGCCTGTCAGGAAGGTCACGCTGGTGCCACTTGCAGCCAGCAGTTGCTCCCGGGCTTTTTCGAAGGTGTGGGGTTTGCCGATAATCCGCTCGCCAAGCACGGCGACCTGGTCGGAGCCGATGATCAAATGAGTGTCATGGCTACCGGCTAATGCACGGGCTTTTTCCTCGGCCAGGCGCTTGACCAGATCAACGGCAAGCTCTCCTGGGCGATGGCTTTCGTCGATATCCGGCGAGCTGCAGGTGAACGGCAACCGCAGGCGAGCCAGCAATTCCCGGCGATAAACCGAGCTGGAAGCGAGTAATAAAGGCAGCATGTGTATCTCCGGAAGGCAGGTTGCGAATTCTAGCGGAGCCTTGCAAGTGACGGACAGGGCTGAATTTCCTTTGACATGGGCGGGGGCATCCCTATAATGCTGCGCCTATGTTGAATGACCCGATTCCACCTCACGTTGACCCGCGCAAATTGGCTGATCGTGGCACCACCCTCCAGGGTGAAATGCTGCTGGCCGATTTGGAGAGACTCTGCGACCCGCTTTCCGACAATGTCGGTACGGTGCAGGCCAAATTCGTTTTTGAACGAGATGAACGTAAATCTGTGGTCATCCACAGCTTTATCGACACCGAAGTCAAGATGGTTTGCCAGCGTTGTCTTGAGCTGGTCACCCTGCCGATCCATAGCGAATGCAGTTACGCTGTGGTGAAGGAGGGTGCGAATACCCAGTCGTTACCGAAAGGTTATGACGTGCTGGAACTGGGCGAGGATCCTTTGGATCTGCAGTCACTGATCGAGGAAGAGCTTCTGCTCGCCTTGCCCATTGTGCCTGCTCATCATCCGGAAGAATGCCAGCAGCCGGCGGGAGCAGATGAGCCCGAACCGAGCGAGGACGAGGTAACGCGGTCCAACCCGTTCAGTGTATTGGCGCAGTTAAAGCGTGACCCAAACGTTTAGGAGTTAATCAATTATGGCTGTTCAGCAGAACAAAAAATCCCGCTCTGCCCGTGACATGCGCCGTTCGCACGACGCTCTCGAGGCTAGCACTCTGTCTGTAGAAAAAACCACCGGTGAAGTTCACCTGCGTCACCACGTTTCGCCAGAAGGCGTATACCGTGGCCGTAAAGTGATCGACAAGGGCGCTGACGAGTAATCACTTGTCCGCTCAAGTCATCGCGATTGACGCAATGGGCGGGGACTTCGGTCCCCGCAGCATTGTCCAGGCCAGCTTCGCTTGCCTGTCTGCAACCCCCTCGCTGCACCTGACCCTCGTTGGTCAACCCTCCCTTCTTGAAGAATTGATCGCTGGCCAATCGGCTGTGGATCGCGCGCGCCTTTCGATTACTCCGGCATCCGAAGTCATCACCATGAGCGAAAAGCCTGCCCAGGCTCTGCGTGGCAAACCTGATTCGTCGATGCGCGTGGCGCTCGAGTTGTTGCGCGAAGGCAAGGTCCAGGCCTGCGTCAGTGCCGGCAATACCGGGGCCTTGATGGCGTTGTCGCGATTCGTGCTCAAGACGCTGCCGGGCATCGATCGGCCGGCCATGGTTGCGGCGATTCCGACACAGAGCGGTTATTGCCAATTGCTCGATCTGGGGGCCAATGTCGATTGCAGTGCCGAGCACCTGTTGCAGTTTGCAGTCATGGGTTCGGTTGCCGCGGAAACCCTGGGTGTGGTGCGCCCGCGTGTCGCTTTGCTAAATATCGGCACCGAAGACATCAAGGGTAACCAGCAGGTCAAGCTGGCTGCCACCCTGTTGCAGAGCGCACGTGGCATCAATTACATCGGTTTTGTCGAAGGTGACGGTTTGTACCGTGGCGAAGCGGATGTGGTGGTGTGTGACGGCTTTGTCGGAAACATTTTGCTCAAATCCAGCGAAGGTCTGGCAACCATGATCGCCGAGCGCATCGAGGCATTGTTCAAGCAAAGCCTGCCGTCACGCATGGTGGGGGCGCTGGCCTTGCCGTTGATGAGGCGCTTGAAGGCGGATCTGGCACCTGCGCGGCATAACGGTGCGAGCTTCCTCGGTCTGCAGGGAATTGTCGTGAAAAGTCACGGTTCTGCCGGGGTTCAGGGCTTTCAGAGTGCTATTTCCCGCGCATTGATCGAGATCCAGGAAAACCTCCCCGAGCGTATCCACGGCCGTCTGGAGGATTTGTTGCTTTAGGCGTTTTCGTCGGACAATGCTTAAATGTGACCGCTCGGTTCAACGAGCCATCCAACTGTCAGTTTCTTGCGTCCCCTCAAAAGCGGGACACCAATTCTCCGGCGATAAGATCATTAGGGGCTTGTTACATGTCTGCTTCTCTCGCATTCGTCTTTCCGGGACAGGGTTCGCAGTCCCTCGGCATGCTGGCCGAGCTGGGCGCGGAACATCCGGTTGTCCTCGAAACATTCAAAGAAGCTTCCGATGCTCTGGGTTATGACCTGTGGGCACTGACCCAGCAGGGGCCGGAAGAGCAACTCAATCAAACCGATAAAACCCAGCCGGCCATTCTGACCGCCTCGGTCGCCCTGTGGCGCCTGTGGCTGGCTGAAGGTGGTGCGCGTCCGGCCTTTGTCGCCGGTCACAGCCTGGGTGAATACAGTGCGCTGGTCGCGGCAGGCAGTCTGAGCCTGAGCGAGGCAGTGAAGCTGGTTGAAACCCGCGGCAAGCTGATGCAAGAGGCCGTACCGGCCGGGCAGGGCGCAATGGCCGCCATTCTTGGCCTGGACGATGCTGACGTGGTATCGGCCTGTGCCGAAGCGGCGCAAGGCGAAGTGGTCAGCGCCGTCAATTTCAACTCTCCGGGGCAAGTGGTTATCGCCGGTGCCAAGGCAGCGGTCGAGCGCGCCATCGAGGGCTGCAAGGCTCGCGGCGCCAAGCGCGCCCTGCCGTTGCCGGTCAGCGTGCCATCCCATTGCGAGCTGATGCGTCCGGCGGCCGAGCGTTTTGCTGAGTCGGTCGCTGCGATCAACTGGCAGGCACCGCAGATTCCTGTGGTACAGAACGTCAGTGCACAAGTGCCGGCCGATCTGGAAACCCTCAAGCGTGATCTGCTTGAGCAGCTTTTCAAGCCTGTGCGCTGGGTCGAGTCGATCCAGACGCTGGCAGCCAAGGGTGCGACCAATCTGGTCGAATGCGGCCCGGGCAAGGTTCTTGCCGGTCTGAACAAACGCTGCGCCGATGGCGTATCAACTTCCAACCTCAATACCCCAGACGCTTTCGCTGCCGCCCGTGCAGCGTTGGCCTGAATCAGGAGAAGCTTGCATGAGTCTGCAAGGTAAAGTTGCACTGGTTACCGGTGCGAGCCGCGGCATTGGTCAGGCTATCGCCCTGGAACTGGGTCGTCAGGGTGCCATCGTGGTCGGTACCGCGACTTCCGCATCGGGTGCCGAACGCATCGCTGCGACCCTGAAAGAACACGGCATTCAGGGCTCCGGCCTTGAACTCAACGTCACTAGCGACGAGTCCGTTGCAGCGGTGCTGGCGAGCATCCAGGAACAGTTCGGTGCGCCGGCGATTCTGGTCAATAACGCCGGCATCACCCGCGATAACCTGATGATGCGCATGAAAGACGACGAGTGGTATGACGTTGTCGATACCAACCTGAACAGTCTATATCGCCTGTCCAAGGGTGTTTTGCGCGGTATGACCAAGGCTCGTTGGGGCCGGATTATCAGTATTGGCTCGGTTGTGGGTGCCATGGGCAACGCAGGCCAAGTAAACTATGCCGCCGCCAAGGCCGGTCTGGAAGGTTTCAGCCGCGCGCTGGCGCGTGAAGTCGGTTCGCGTTCGATTACGGTCAACTCGGTAACCCCAGGGTTCATCGACACCGATATGACCCGCGAGCTGCCGGAAGCGCAGCGTGAAGCCTTGCAGACGCAGATTCCGCTGGGTCGTCTGGGGCAAGCTCAAGAGATCGCGTCTGTGGTCGCTTTTCTTGCGTCCGACGGTGCAGCCTATGTGACCGGGGCTACAATCCCGGTGAACGGCGGGATGTACATGTAGGTTAAATGTGACGGATTGCTTCAAAAAAATGTCATACGAGCTGTCTAAAATCCGTTATAAAGCTGCAATCTATTTATAGGCAGAGGGCTGCAGGGTTTGAGGAGTGAAGCTTTCAGTTGAAAAGCTGAAAAGCCTTTCTATACACTTACCCACTGGCCAGCTGCCTGAATTTGTCCATTAGGAGTGAAAACAAGGTATGAGCACCATCGAAGAGCGCGTCAAGAAAATCGTTGCCGAGCAACTGGGCGTTAAAGAAGAAGAAGTGGTCAACACTGCTTCCTTCGTTGAAGACCTGGGTGCCGACTCCCTTGACACCGTTGAGCTGGTGATGGCTCTGGAAGAGGAATTCGAGACCGAAATCCCTGACGAAGAAGCTGAAAAGATCACTACCGTACAAGCTGCAATCGACTACGTTAACTCCCACCAGGGTTAATCGTTTGTAATCGTTGCTTGCTGTCATGGAAAAACCGCACTGCTATCACGGCGTGCGGTTTTTTCTTTAGGCCTGATACAAAGTCGTCATTTGAAAAAGGAGAGTGCTGTGTCGCGTAGACGCGTCGTAGTCACCGGTATGGGTATGTTGTCGCCACTGGGTGCGGATGTACCAAGCAGTTGGCAGGGCATTCTGGCTGGCCGCAGTGGCATTGGTCTGATCGAACACACCGACCTTTCTGCCTATTCCACCCGCTTTGGCGGCTCGGTAAAGGGCTTCAATGTCGAGGAATATCTGTCGGTCAAGGAAGCTCGCAAACTTGACCTGTTCATTCAGTACGGTCTGGCCGCAGGTTTCCAGGCAGTACGTAACGCCGGTCTGGAAGTCACTGACGCCAACCGTGAGCGTATCGGCGTGGCCATGGGGTCGGGTATTGGCGGACTGACCAATATCGAAGAAACCAGCCGCACGCTGCATGAGACCGGTCCACGACGGATTTCTCCGTTTTTCGTACCCGGCTCGATCATCAATATGATTTCCGGCTTCCTGTCGATCCACTTGGGCGCACAGGGGCCTAACTACGCCATCGCCACGGCCTGTACCACCGGTACACACTGCATTGGCATGGCCGCTCGCAACATCATGTACGACGAAGCCGACGTGATGATCGCCGGCGGTGCCGAAATGGCGGCCTGCGGCCTGGGCATGGGCGGCTTCGGTGCCTCGCGCGCGCTGTCGACCCGCAACGACGAACCGACCCGTGCCAGCCGTCCTTGGGACAAGGGTCGTGATGGCTTCGTACTGTCCGATGGCGCCGGTGCGCTGGTTCTGGAAGAGCTGGAACACGCCAAGGCCCGCGGTGCGACCATCTATGCCGAGCTGATCGGTTTTGGTACCAGTGGCGATGCTTTCCACATGACTTCGCCACCTGCCGATGGTGGCGGGGCCGCGCGCTGCATGACCAATGCCTTGCGCGATGCCAAGGTCAATGGCGACCAGGTGCAGTACATCAATGCCCACGGTACTTCGACGCCCGCCGGCGACCTCGCTGAAGCCAATGCGATCAAGTCGGTGTTCGGTGATCACGCCTACAAGCTGGCCGTCAGCTCCACCAAGTCCATGACCGGTCACCTGCTGGGTGCGGCGGGCGCAGTCGAAGCGATCTTCAGCGTGCTGGCGATCAACAGCCAGGTAGCGCCACCGACCATCAACCTCGATGAGCCGGACGAAGGCTGCGACCTCGATTTCGTGCCGCATACCGCGCGCAACATGGATATCGATGTGGTCCTGTCCAACTCCTTCGGTTTTGGCGGTACCAACGGTTCGCTGGTGTTCCGCCGGTTCGCGGGTTGATGGACACCTGGGTCGATGGTCAACCGGCTGACGCACTGTCGCTGAAAGATCGCGGCCTGGCGTACGGCGACGGTCTGTTCGAGACCATCGCCGTGCATGATGGCTTTCCAGTCCTGCTGGATCGTCATCTGGTGCGGTTGGCCAAAGGCTGCCGGCGCCTGGCAATCAATCTGGATCAGGCCGCCGTGGTCTCGGAAGTGTTGACCTATGCCGAGCAACTCAAAGAAGGGGTGCTCAAGCTGATCGTTACCCGTGGCGACAGTCTGCGTGGTTACGCTTTCGATCCCTCGGCCCCGGCCCGGCGTATCCTGTCGGGCAATCCTCCTGCGGTTTACCCGCAGGCCCACGCAGAGCAGGGCATTCACCTGTTCCCGTGCACCACACGACTTTCCTTTCAGCCGCTTCTCGCCGGGCTCAAGCACTTGAACCGTCTGGAGCAGGTGATGGCGCGCGCCGAATGGCAGGACACTGAACACGCCGAAGGCTTGATGCTCGATCAGGCCGGTCGGGTGATCGAAGGCGTGTTCAGCAACCTGTTCATGGTGAGTGATGGCGTGTTGATCACGGCGGATTTGAGCGGCTGCGGCGTGGAAGGTGTGATGCGCGCCGAGTTATTGTCCCAGGCCGAATCCTTGGGCATCCCCGTGCAAATCACCGATATCACGCTGGAACAGCTGCAAGGCGCTGACGAAGTCTTTGTCTGCAACAGCGTATATGGCGTTTGGCCGGTGCGTGCCTATGCCGCACTGGACTGGCCGGTTGGGCCACTCACCCGTAAACTCCAAACCATTGCCCGCGCGCTACTGGATGCTTGATACGTGAGACGTAAATTCCTGCTACTGCTGGAAACCGGACTGGTTCTGGCGGGGCTGATGTTGGGCGCCTCTGCCTGGAAAATTCACTCGGCGCTGGTGCAGCCGCTGAATATCACTCAGGAAGAGCTGCTGGATGTGCCCAAGGGCACCACGCCAAATCGCACCTTCCTGCGCCTCGAAGCCGACGGCCTGATCAAGGACGCTTTCTGGCTGCGTGTCTACTGGCGCTTCAACCTGCCCAAGCAACCGCTGCATAGCGGTGAATACCGCATGGTTCCAGGCATGACGGTCGAAGGTCTGATCGACCTGTGGAAGCGTGGGGAAATGGTCCAATACAGCGTGACCCTGGTCGAGGGCTGGAACTTCCGTCAGGTCCGTGCGGCCCTGGCCAAGGAAGAAAAACTCGAACACACCCTGGGCACCCTGAGCGACAGCCAGGTCATGGACAAAATCGGGCATGCCGGGATTTTCCCTGAAGGGCGTTTCTTCCCGGACACCTACCGCTTCGTGCGGGGCATGACCGACGTCGAACTGCTGAAAACAGCCTACGAGCGCCTCGACGAAGTGCTATCCAAGGAGTGGAGTCAGCGCGCGGCCGATGTGCCGTACACCGACCCCTATCAAGCCCTGATCATGGCCTCGTTGGTAGAGAAGGAAACCGGCGTGCCACAAGAGCGTGGGCAGATCGCCGGGGTCTTCGTGCGGCGCATGGCGATCGGCATGTTGTTGCAAACCGATCCGACGGTGATCTATGGCTTGGGTGATCGTTACAGCGGCAAGCTGACTCGTGCCCACCTCAAGGAACCGACGCCTTACAACACCTACGTGATCGCCGGCCTGCCGCCGACGCCGATTGCCATGGTCGGTCGCGAAGCGATCCATGCGGCGCTCAATCCAGTGGCAGGCAACAGTCTCTATTTCGTGGCGCGCGGGGATGGCAGCCACGTGTTCTCCGACGATCTGGACGCCCATAACAACGCTGTGCGTGAGTTCCAGCTCAAGCGGCGTGCGGATTACCGTTCCAGCCCGGCGCCCATCAACGGATCCGAGGCTACGCAAGTCCCGGCCGGGCAAACCCAGGCCCTGGAATCCCGAGCGTCTGAATCCCCGGCTCCCCAAAACAATGGCGGGCAGGATCAGACACCGATCCCGGCCGCCTCGCCCAATACCGCGCCCGAGGCTGTGCCGCAGGTTCAACCGCAAGAGCCCGCCCCCGCCCCCGAGCCAGAAGCGAACGCACCGCAAGGCTCGCAATGACTTTGACTAAGGACTGCCTGTGACTGGCTTGTTTATTACGCTGGAAGGCCCGGAAGGCGCCGGCAAGAGCACCAACCGCGAATACCTGGCCGAGCGCCTGCGCTCTGCGGGTATCGAGGTTGTGCTGACCCGCGAACCCGGTGGCACGCCACTGGCCGAGCGCATCCGCGAGGTGCTGCTGGCTCCGGTCGATGAGGTCATGAACCCGGATACGGAATTGCTACTGGTATTCGCCGCTCGTGCCCAGCATCTGGCCGAGGTGATTCGCCCGGCATTGGCCCGAGGCGCCGTGGTGCTGTGTGATCGTTTCACCGATTCGACCTATGCCTACCAGGGCGGCGGCCGTGGCCTGTCGCTGGAGCGCATCGCTTCGCTGGAAGCCTTTGTCCAGGGTGATCTGCGCCCTGGCCTGACTTTGATTTTCGACCTGCCGGTGGAAGTGGGAATGGCCCGTGCCAGCGCCCGCGGCCGCCTGGATCGATTCGAGCTTGAAGGTCGAGCCTTTTTCGACGCGGTGCGCAGTGCCTTCCTCAAGCGTGCGCAAGCCGAGCCTGCGCGTTATGTATTGATCGACGCCGCGCAACCGCTGGCACAGGTTCAGCAGTCGCTGGATGCCTTGCTGCCGCGCCTGCTGGAGTTGGCCCGTGGCTGAAGCCTATCCGTGGCAGGACAGTCTCTGGCAGCAGTTCGCCGGTCGTACCCAGCACGCCCACGCCTATCTGCTGCATGGCCCGGCCGGGATCGGCAAACGCGCGCTGGCCGAGCGCCTGATGGCGAGCCTGCTATGCCAGCGTCCGACCGCGCAAGGCGCCTGTGGCGAATGCAAGTCCTGCCTGTTGCTCAAGGCCGGCAGTCACCCCGATAACTACATCCTTGAGCCGGAGGAAGCCGACAAGGCGATCAAGGTCGATCAGGTCCGTGATCTGGTCAGTTTCGTGGTGCAGACCGCGCAGTTGGGCGGGCGCAAGGTAGTGCTGATCGAGCCGGTGGAGTCGATGAACATCAACGCTTCCAACGCCTTGCTCAAAAGCCTGGAGGAGCCTTCCGGCGACACGGTCTTGCTGCTGGTGAGCCATCAACCCAGTCGTTTGCTGCCGACCATCAAGAGCCGCTGTGTGCAGCAGGCTTGCCCGCTGCCGAGCGAAGCAATGAGTCTGGCCTGGCTGGCGAACGCCTTGCCGGACTGCCCGGAAGAGGAGCGCGGCGAATTGCTCACCCTGGCTGCCGGTTCGCCCTTGGCCGCCGCCAATCTCCACGCCCAGGGTGTGCGTGAACAGCGTGCGCAAGTGGTCGACGGCGTGAAGAAGCTGCTCAAGCAGCAGCAATCGCCAACGCAACTGGCCGAAGGCTGGAATGCGATCCCGTTGTTGCTGCTGTTCGACTGGTTCTGCGATTGGTCGAGCCTGATCCTGCGCTATCAGTTGACCCAGGACGAGGAAGGGCTGGGCCTGACGGATATGCGCAAGGTCATTCAATACCTGGCGCAGAAGACCGCCCAGGACAAGGTCCTGAACATTCAGGACTGGATCCTTGCCCAGCGTCAGAAAGTTCTAAGCAAGGCCAACCTCAATCGAGTGTTGCTGCTCGAGGCGCTGCTGGTGCAATGGGCTTCATTGCCGGCCCAGAGATGAGGAACTACGCCTAGACTGCGGTTGTCGGCAGAAGAGCTCAGTAGAGGAATGCAGCAGTGGAGGTCAGCATGAATGATTCAATCAGTCCGGGGCCACGCAACGGCATTTTGTCCCTGAGCATCAAGGACAAATCCGTGCTTTACGCGGCCTACATGCCGTTTATCAAAAATGGCGGCCTGTTCATCCCGACCAACAAGAGCTACAGGTTGGGCGATGAGGTATTCATGCTGCTGCACTTGTTCGACGAGCCGGAAAAGATCCCGGTGGCCGGCAAGGTCAGCTGGATCACCCCCAAAGGCGCCCAGGGTAACCGCGCTGCCGGGGTCGGCGTACAGTTCAACGACGGCGACAACACTGCGCGCAGTCGAATCGAAACCCATTTGGCCGGAGCCCTGAAGTCCGACCGTCCCACTCATACGATGTAAGTTGCAGTCTTTTTATGCTCGTAGATTCCCATTGTCACCTTGATCGTCTCGACCTCGCCGCCCACGACGGCTCCCTGGATGCCGCACTCGATGCGGCCCGTGAGCGGGGGGTAGGGCACTTCCTGTGTATTGGCGTCAGTGCCGACAATGCCGCCGACGTCAAAGCCCTGGCCGAGCGCTACGACGATGTCGATTGTTCGGTCGGCGTGCATCCGCTGGACCTGCAGCCAGGTGCAGCGCCCGCCCTGGACTGGTTGCTGCACGAACTTAATCACCCGCGCGTAGTGGCCATCGGCGAAACCGGCCTGGATTATCACTACGAGCCGGAAGCGGCCGAGTTGCAGCAGGAATCCTTCCGGTTGCACCTGCACGCGGCGCAGCAGACCGGCAAGCCGGTGATCATCCACACCCGTGGCGCCCGAGCCGATACTTTGAACCTGCTACGCGAGGCGGCGCTGCCCCAGGCGGGCGTGTTGCATTGTTTCACCGAAGACTGGGACATGGCCAAGGCGGCGCTGGACATGGGTTATTACATTTCCCTGTCCGGCATTGTCACCTTCCGCAATGCCGATGCACTGCGCGATGTCGCGAGCAAGGTGCCAGCCGATCGTTTATTGGTGGAAACCGACTCGCCGTACCTGGCGCCCATCCCCTATCGCGGCAAGTCGAACCTGCCGCAGTACGTGCGTGAAGTAGCGGAATTTTTGGCAATGTTGCGTGGTGAGCCTTTCGAGCGAT
This genomic interval from Pseudomonas putida contains the following:
- a CDS encoding Maf family protein, with the protein product MLPLLLASSSVYRRELLARLRLPFTCSSPDIDESHRPGELAVDLVKRLAEEKARALAGSHDTHLIIGSDQVAVLGERIIGKPHTFEKAREQLLAASGTSVTFLTGLALLNSRTGQCQVDCVPFTVHMRELDSARIERYLHAEQPYDCAGSFKAEGLGVTLFQSTEGPDATSLVGLPLIRLVDMLLAEGVQIP
- a CDS encoding YceD family protein, which translates into the protein MLNDPIPPHVDPRKLADRGTTLQGEMLLADLERLCDPLSDNVGTVQAKFVFERDERKSVVIHSFIDTEVKMVCQRCLELVTLPIHSECSYAVVKEGANTQSLPKGYDVLELGEDPLDLQSLIEEELLLALPIVPAHHPEECQQPAGADEPEPSEDEVTRSNPFSVLAQLKRDPNV
- the rpmF gene encoding 50S ribosomal protein L32; this translates as MAVQQNKKSRSARDMRRSHDALEASTLSVEKTTGEVHLRHHVSPEGVYRGRKVIDKGADE
- the plsX gene encoding phosphate acyltransferase PlsX, translating into MSAQVIAIDAMGGDFGPRSIVQASFACLSATPSLHLTLVGQPSLLEELIAGQSAVDRARLSITPASEVITMSEKPAQALRGKPDSSMRVALELLREGKVQACVSAGNTGALMALSRFVLKTLPGIDRPAMVAAIPTQSGYCQLLDLGANVDCSAEHLLQFAVMGSVAAETLGVVRPRVALLNIGTEDIKGNQQVKLAATLLQSARGINYIGFVEGDGLYRGEADVVVCDGFVGNILLKSSEGLATMIAERIEALFKQSLPSRMVGALALPLMRRLKADLAPARHNGASFLGLQGIVVKSHGSAGVQGFQSAISRALIEIQENLPERIHGRLEDLLL
- the fabD gene encoding ACP S-malonyltransferase, which produces MSASLAFVFPGQGSQSLGMLAELGAEHPVVLETFKEASDALGYDLWALTQQGPEEQLNQTDKTQPAILTASVALWRLWLAEGGARPAFVAGHSLGEYSALVAAGSLSLSEAVKLVETRGKLMQEAVPAGQGAMAAILGLDDADVVSACAEAAQGEVVSAVNFNSPGQVVIAGAKAAVERAIEGCKARGAKRALPLPVSVPSHCELMRPAAERFAESVAAINWQAPQIPVVQNVSAQVPADLETLKRDLLEQLFKPVRWVESIQTLAAKGATNLVECGPGKVLAGLNKRCADGVSTSNLNTPDAFAAARAALA
- the fabG gene encoding 3-oxoacyl-ACP reductase FabG, which produces MSLQGKVALVTGASRGIGQAIALELGRQGAIVVGTATSASGAERIAATLKEHGIQGSGLELNVTSDESVAAVLASIQEQFGAPAILVNNAGITRDNLMMRMKDDEWYDVVDTNLNSLYRLSKGVLRGMTKARWGRIISIGSVVGAMGNAGQVNYAAAKAGLEGFSRALAREVGSRSITVNSVTPGFIDTDMTRELPEAQREALQTQIPLGRLGQAQEIASVVAFLASDGAAYVTGATIPVNGGMYM
- the acpP gene encoding acyl carrier protein, which produces MSTIEERVKKIVAEQLGVKEEEVVNTASFVEDLGADSLDTVELVMALEEEFETEIPDEEAEKITTVQAAIDYVNSHQG
- the fabF gene encoding beta-ketoacyl-ACP synthase II, with product MSRRRVVVTGMGMLSPLGADVPSSWQGILAGRSGIGLIEHTDLSAYSTRFGGSVKGFNVEEYLSVKEARKLDLFIQYGLAAGFQAVRNAGLEVTDANRERIGVAMGSGIGGLTNIEETSRTLHETGPRRISPFFVPGSIINMISGFLSIHLGAQGPNYAIATACTTGTHCIGMAARNIMYDEADVMIAGGAEMAACGLGMGGFGASRALSTRNDEPTRASRPWDKGRDGFVLSDGAGALVLEELEHAKARGATIYAELIGFGTSGDAFHMTSPPADGGGAARCMTNALRDAKVNGDQVQYINAHGTSTPAGDLAEANAIKSVFGDHAYKLAVSSTKSMTGHLLGAAGAVEAIFSVLAINSQVAPPTINLDEPDEGCDLDFVPHTARNMDIDVVLSNSFGFGGTNGSLVFRRFAG
- the pabC gene encoding aminodeoxychorismate lyase, with the protein product MDTWVDGQPADALSLKDRGLAYGDGLFETIAVHDGFPVLLDRHLVRLAKGCRRLAINLDQAAVVSEVLTYAEQLKEGVLKLIVTRGDSLRGYAFDPSAPARRILSGNPPAVYPQAHAEQGIHLFPCTTRLSFQPLLAGLKHLNRLEQVMARAEWQDTEHAEGLMLDQAGRVIEGVFSNLFMVSDGVLITADLSGCGVEGVMRAELLSQAESLGIPVQITDITLEQLQGADEVFVCNSVYGVWPVRAYAALDWPVGPLTRKLQTIARALLDA
- the mltG gene encoding endolytic transglycosylase MltG, whose protein sequence is MRRKFLLLLETGLVLAGLMLGASAWKIHSALVQPLNITQEELLDVPKGTTPNRTFLRLEADGLIKDAFWLRVYWRFNLPKQPLHSGEYRMVPGMTVEGLIDLWKRGEMVQYSVTLVEGWNFRQVRAALAKEEKLEHTLGTLSDSQVMDKIGHAGIFPEGRFFPDTYRFVRGMTDVELLKTAYERLDEVLSKEWSQRAADVPYTDPYQALIMASLVEKETGVPQERGQIAGVFVRRMAIGMLLQTDPTVIYGLGDRYSGKLTRAHLKEPTPYNTYVIAGLPPTPIAMVGREAIHAALNPVAGNSLYFVARGDGSHVFSDDLDAHNNAVREFQLKRRADYRSSPAPINGSEATQVPAGQTQALESRASESPAPQNNGGQDQTPIPAASPNTAPEAVPQVQPQEPAPAPEPEANAPQGSQ
- the tmk gene encoding dTMP kinase, whose protein sequence is MTGLFITLEGPEGAGKSTNREYLAERLRSAGIEVVLTREPGGTPLAERIREVLLAPVDEVMNPDTELLLVFAARAQHLAEVIRPALARGAVVLCDRFTDSTYAYQGGGRGLSLERIASLEAFVQGDLRPGLTLIFDLPVEVGMARASARGRLDRFELEGRAFFDAVRSAFLKRAQAEPARYVLIDAAQPLAQVQQSLDALLPRLLELARG
- a CDS encoding DNA polymerase III subunit delta'; translation: MAEAYPWQDSLWQQFAGRTQHAHAYLLHGPAGIGKRALAERLMASLLCQRPTAQGACGECKSCLLLKAGSHPDNYILEPEEADKAIKVDQVRDLVSFVVQTAQLGGRKVVLIEPVESMNINASNALLKSLEEPSGDTVLLLVSHQPSRLLPTIKSRCVQQACPLPSEAMSLAWLANALPDCPEEERGELLTLAAGSPLAAANLHAQGVREQRAQVVDGVKKLLKQQQSPTQLAEGWNAIPLLLLFDWFCDWSSLILRYQLTQDEEGLGLTDMRKVIQYLAQKTAQDKVLNIQDWILAQRQKVLSKANLNRVLLLEALLVQWASLPAQR
- a CDS encoding PilZ domain-containing protein; translated protein: MNDSISPGPRNGILSLSIKDKSVLYAAYMPFIKNGGLFIPTNKSYRLGDEVFMLLHLFDEPEKIPVAGKVSWITPKGAQGNRAAGVGVQFNDGDNTARSRIETHLAGALKSDRPTHTM
- a CDS encoding TatD family hydrolase, producing MLVDSHCHLDRLDLAAHDGSLDAALDAARERGVGHFLCIGVSADNAADVKALAERYDDVDCSVGVHPLDLQPGAAPALDWLLHELNHPRVVAIGETGLDYHYEPEAAELQQESFRLHLHAAQQTGKPVIIHTRGARADTLNLLREAALPQAGVLHCFTEDWDMAKAALDMGYYISLSGIVTFRNADALRDVASKVPADRLLVETDSPYLAPIPYRGKSNLPQYVREVAEFLAMLRGEPFERFAEQTTENFKRLFPLAHVKG